The Peribacillus sp. FSL P2-0133 genome has a segment encoding these proteins:
- the nth gene encoding endonuclease III has protein sequence MLNKAQIRYCLDTMGEMFPDAHCELNHSNPFELVVAVALSAQCTDVLVNKVTKDLFQKYKTPEDYISVPIEELENDIRSIGLFRNKAKNIQKLSHMLIEEYGKEVPRDRDELVKLPGVGRKTANVVVSVAFDVPAIAVDTHVERVSKRLGLCRWKDSVLDVEKTLMAKIPKDEWSVTHHRLIFFGRYHCKAQSPRCETCPLLELCREGKKRMKRKEAN, from the coding sequence ATGTTGAATAAAGCTCAAATTCGATATTGTCTGGATACGATGGGTGAAATGTTTCCGGATGCCCATTGTGAGCTGAATCACTCCAATCCATTTGAATTGGTGGTTGCTGTTGCCCTGTCAGCTCAGTGTACGGATGTATTAGTCAATAAAGTCACGAAGGATTTATTTCAGAAATATAAAACGCCTGAGGATTACATAAGCGTTCCGATAGAAGAGTTGGAGAATGACATTCGCTCAATCGGTTTGTTTCGTAACAAGGCGAAGAACATACAAAAGTTGTCGCACATGCTGATCGAAGAGTACGGTAAAGAAGTCCCCAGAGATCGTGATGAGCTAGTTAAATTGCCTGGCGTTGGCAGAAAGACGGCGAATGTAGTCGTTTCCGTTGCTTTTGATGTGCCAGCGATTGCTGTGGATACCCATGTAGAGCGTGTTTCCAAGCGTCTGGGATTATGCCGTTGGAAGGATAGTGTCCTCGATGTTGAGAAAACGTTGATGGCTAAGATACCAAAGGATGAATGGTCCGTTACGCATCACCGCCTGATATTCTTTGGACGCTATCATTGCAAGGCCCAGTCACCAAGATGTGAAACCTGCCCGCTTCTCGAGTTATGCCGTGAAGGTAAAAAAAGAATGAAAAGGAAAGAAGCCAATTGA
- a CDS encoding DnaD domain-containing protein has translation MNKEHLYAWFKEGTITIPSFLLTNYSTMGLNEQEMVLLLQLQSFIDKGNHFPAPSQLSDRMTLQETECLFLIQRLVQRGFVEMVVEESQEIGQEKYSLSPLYEKMMDCFLKTLKQSESAEIQKAGESLYTIFEQEFGRPLSPFECETLAMWMEDDHQPEIIKSALRESVISGKLNFRYIDRILFEWKKNGIKTLEQAREQGQKFRVHQKRDRKTETAQPLKDVPFYNWLEQ, from the coding sequence ATGAATAAAGAACATTTATATGCGTGGTTTAAGGAAGGAACGATAACGATTCCATCCTTTTTGTTGACTAACTATAGTACAATGGGGCTGAATGAACAAGAAATGGTCCTATTATTACAATTGCAAAGCTTCATCGATAAAGGTAACCATTTCCCTGCACCATCCCAACTTTCTGACCGAATGACATTGCAGGAAACGGAATGTCTATTCTTGATCCAGCGTTTGGTCCAAAGGGGATTTGTTGAAATGGTGGTTGAGGAGAGCCAAGAAATCGGACAGGAAAAATATTCGTTGTCCCCACTTTATGAAAAAATGATGGACTGTTTCTTGAAAACTTTGAAACAGTCAGAGTCTGCTGAAATCCAAAAAGCGGGGGAGAGCCTTTATACGATATTTGAACAGGAGTTTGGCCGCCCTTTATCTCCATTTGAATGTGAGACATTGGCAATGTGGATGGAAGACGACCATCAACCTGAGATCATTAAGTCAGCTCTGAGGGAGTCTGTCATTTCCGGAAAATTGAATTTCCGATACATTGATCGAATTTTATTCGAGTGGAAAAAGAATGGAATTAAAACCTTGGAACAGGCAAGGGAGCAAGGACAAAAATTTAGAGTTCACCAAAAGAGGGACCGAAAGACGGAGACTGCACAACCGTTGAAAGATGTGCCTTTCTATAACTGGCTCGAGCAGTAA
- the asnS gene encoding asparagine--tRNA ligase, giving the protein MKITIKDASKFVDQEVTIGGWLASKRSSGKIAFLQIRDGSGFIQGVVVKAEVGEEIFARAKSISQESSLYVTGVIQKDERSPFGFELQVKDIEIIHESLDYPITPKAHGPEFLMDNRHLWLRSKRQHAVMKIRNEIIRATYEFFNEEGFVKVDPPILTGSAPEGTSELFATKYFDEDAYLSQSGQLYMEAAAMALGKVFSFGPTFRAEKSKTRRHLIEFWMIEPEMAFIEFKENLEVQEQFVSSIIQSVLKNCQLELNTLGRDTAKLEQIKAPFPRITYDEAIKFLHEQGFDDIQWGDDFGAPHETAIAESYDKPVFITHYPTKIKPFYMQPDPYREEVVLCADLIAPEGYGEIIGGSERIHDQELLEQRINEHGLSEDAYKWYMELRKYGSVPHSGFGLGLERTVAWISGVEHVRETIPFPRLLNRLYP; this is encoded by the coding sequence GTGAAAATTACAATAAAAGATGCTAGCAAATTCGTCGATCAAGAAGTTACCATTGGAGGCTGGCTTGCCAGCAAACGTTCCAGTGGGAAAATTGCTTTCCTTCAAATCCGTGATGGCTCTGGTTTCATTCAAGGTGTGGTCGTGAAAGCTGAAGTGGGTGAAGAAATTTTCGCTCGTGCGAAATCGATTTCGCAAGAGTCATCCTTGTATGTAACAGGTGTCATTCAAAAGGATGAACGATCGCCGTTCGGTTTTGAGTTACAGGTGAAAGATATTGAAATCATACATGAATCATTGGATTATCCCATTACACCTAAAGCTCATGGTCCCGAATTCTTAATGGATAACCGCCATTTGTGGCTGCGTTCAAAACGGCAGCATGCAGTCATGAAAATCCGGAATGAAATAATCCGTGCTACATATGAATTCTTTAATGAAGAAGGTTTCGTTAAAGTGGATCCCCCAATTTTAACTGGAAGCGCACCAGAAGGAACGAGTGAGTTGTTCGCGACTAAATACTTTGATGAGGATGCATACCTTTCACAAAGTGGTCAGCTCTATATGGAAGCGGCTGCCATGGCACTTGGGAAAGTATTTTCCTTTGGTCCTACCTTCAGGGCAGAAAAATCCAAAACAAGACGACATTTAATCGAGTTCTGGATGATTGAACCAGAAATGGCTTTTATCGAATTTAAAGAAAACCTGGAGGTCCAGGAGCAATTCGTTTCTTCCATCATCCAATCCGTATTGAAAAACTGTCAGCTTGAGTTAAATACACTGGGCCGTGATACAGCGAAGCTTGAACAAATTAAAGCTCCTTTCCCGCGGATTACATATGATGAAGCCATTAAGTTCCTTCATGAACAAGGATTTGATGATATCCAATGGGGTGATGATTTTGGAGCTCCGCATGAAACTGCGATAGCGGAAAGTTATGATAAGCCTGTTTTCATAACTCATTATCCAACCAAAATCAAGCCTTTTTATATGCAGCCAGATCCTTACAGGGAAGAAGTGGTTCTTTGTGCCGATTTGATCGCTCCGGAAGGTTATGGAGAAATAATTGGCGGTTCAGAGCGGATTCATGATCAGGAATTGCTTGAACAGAGAATCAATGAGCATGGCTTGAGCGAAGATGCTTACAAATGGTATATGGAATTAAGAAAATATGGCTCTGTACCGCATTCAGGCTTCGGTTTGGGATTAGAACGCACCGTTGCATGGATCAGTGGAGTCGAGCATGTCCGTGAAACCATCCCGTTCCCACGTCTATTAAATCGATTATATCCTTGA
- a CDS encoding XylR N-terminal domain-containing protein, with protein sequence MTNLLNLKNDDGEIHLNDERMILTSSSIFGTLRKDLIENIGFERMKSFLIRYGWNIGVNDAKKALKGNMSTVKEILRQGPILHMLQGYTKVNTMNLELSMDSQAEVHSVKVEGVWVNSYEAEEHITQTGIAEKPVCYTLTGYASGFYSTVCGHEVIFKESACKGAGQSECRYEGKSIHLWGTEIQDELKYYKTEPIVQELAVTYEKLLEERNSLSKVMDIHNLLTEELINGRSLQSIVRMVYQKTKIPLLMENFNGNQVYHAGFQKGKVREVRNQLKLMRENGPVTLETGRIVKDGMELLYTPITLQNKTYGYCAFVQSDRVEGKTNLEINRMILERVSMTGSLFLLNEKSSFEALERVKGLFLEQILNREFASREEIIKKSMYLDASLDHPFTIAVLGYDFSSDRGTENDYFIQQKIIEEIYSFFKKRNQVVLTALRDGNIVLLIPLSPGNEFQFLTKECINHLYTVFSGYNFKMGLSTTSDELERAQDVFQEALTALNMNEGTRDITKFEEVDLLSILMHTGSTPAVLQKAEKMLGPLLMKEDPKMNELLKTLYVFLQCGGNLECSMKELNISMSGLRYRIKRLEELLSCQIRNPKSAFQLYASFETLLKAKMITIG encoded by the coding sequence ATGACGAATCTTTTGAATCTTAAGAATGATGATGGTGAAATTCATTTAAATGATGAGAGGATGATCCTGACTTCCTCTTCGATTTTCGGTACTTTAAGAAAGGACTTGATCGAGAATATTGGATTTGAAAGAATGAAGTCTTTTTTAATACGTTATGGCTGGAATATCGGAGTCAATGATGCTAAAAAGGCACTAAAAGGGAATATGTCAACGGTTAAGGAGATACTGAGGCAAGGCCCCATTTTACATATGCTGCAAGGTTATACAAAAGTTAATACTATGAATCTGGAATTATCGATGGATAGTCAAGCGGAAGTGCACTCTGTAAAGGTGGAAGGGGTTTGGGTGAATTCCTATGAAGCAGAGGAACATATCACTCAGACAGGCATCGCGGAAAAGCCAGTCTGTTATACATTGACGGGATATGCAAGTGGATTTTATTCAACGGTCTGCGGTCATGAAGTGATTTTCAAGGAAAGTGCCTGTAAGGGAGCAGGGCAATCAGAGTGTAGATACGAAGGTAAATCGATACATTTATGGGGCACGGAGATTCAGGATGAGTTGAAATATTATAAAACCGAACCGATTGTACAAGAGCTTGCCGTAACATATGAAAAGCTGCTGGAGGAACGCAATAGTTTGTCAAAAGTGATGGATATTCATAATTTGCTGACAGAAGAGTTAATTAACGGAAGAAGCCTTCAATCCATAGTGAGGATGGTTTATCAGAAAACAAAAATACCTTTGTTGATGGAGAATTTCAATGGCAATCAGGTTTATCATGCTGGCTTTCAGAAAGGGAAGGTGAGGGAAGTCAGGAATCAGCTTAAATTAATGAGGGAAAATGGCCCTGTCACTTTGGAGACCGGAAGAATCGTAAAAGATGGGATGGAGCTGCTTTATACTCCCATAACGTTACAAAATAAAACTTATGGCTATTGTGCCTTTGTGCAGTCTGATCGAGTCGAAGGAAAAACGAACCTGGAAATCAATCGAATGATTCTTGAGAGGGTTTCCATGACTGGTTCCTTATTCCTCTTAAATGAGAAAAGCAGTTTTGAAGCCCTTGAAAGGGTAAAAGGTTTATTTCTTGAACAAATATTAAATAGAGAATTTGCTTCTAGAGAAGAAATAATCAAAAAAAGCATGTATTTAGACGCTTCATTGGATCATCCTTTCACCATTGCGGTGCTGGGCTATGATTTTTCCTCCGATCGGGGGACAGAGAATGACTATTTCATTCAGCAGAAAATCATCGAAGAGATATATAGTTTCTTTAAGAAGCGGAATCAAGTCGTCTTAACAGCATTAAGGGATGGTAATATCGTATTGCTTATACCATTGAGTCCTGGAAATGAATTTCAATTTCTAACCAAGGAATGCATCAATCACTTATATACTGTTTTCAGCGGATATAATTTTAAAATGGGACTTAGCACAACAAGTGATGAATTGGAACGGGCTCAGGATGTTTTTCAAGAAGCTTTAACCGCTTTGAATATGAATGAAGGAACTCGGGATATTACCAAATTTGAAGAAGTCGATCTGCTATCCATTTTAATGCATACTGGTAGTACTCCAGCGGTCCTGCAAAAAGCTGAGAAAATGCTGGGTCCTTTATTGATGAAAGAAGATCCAAAAATGAATGAATTATTGAAAACGCTTTATGTATTTCTGCAATGCGGTGGAAATCTTGAATGCAGCATGAAAGAATTGAACATTTCAATGAGTGGTTTACGCTATAGGATCAAAAGACTTGAAGAGCTGCTTTCCTGCCAAATAAGAAACCCTAAAAGTGCTTTTCAATTATATGCATCATTTGAAACCTTGTTAAAGGCGAAAATGATTACCATTGGTTGA
- a CDS encoding 4-hydroxyphenylacetate 3-hydroxylase family protein, whose product MMNGKEYLESLRDGRTVFLNGDKVDDVTTHPAYRNSARSIAQLYDALHDPVTARILTAKTDEGHTTHKFFKASKNATELLEARDAIAQWSKLSYGFMGRTPDYKAAFTGSLGPYSDFYKGFEDNAKRWYEKTTRDVPFCNHTIINPAMDRNKPLHENKEVFVRTVEERDDGIIVSGAKMVGTSAALTNYNFVANYSPVDLGEGDRSHALIFFVPMNAPGLKMISRQSFEETAAKSGTPFDYPLSSRFDENDAVIVLDHVFVPWENVFAYNNVEIANGFRSKTGWMNRYTFHGCTRYAVKLDFMAGLLMKATEMAGTNQFRGVQANIGEVLAYRNMFWAISTAMATDPMEGPNGTVLPNSTYATAYRVFAPMVWPKVKQIFEQVVAGNLIQLPSSSKDFLNPEVRPYLDKYYKGTGGVSAVERVKLMKLIWDSIGTEFGGRNELYEINYAGNHENIRLETMKMADLNGQSDKFKAFVDLAMDDYDLHGWTNDKWINAYEGINADLIHLRMN is encoded by the coding sequence ATGATGAATGGTAAAGAGTATTTAGAAAGTTTACGAGATGGAAGAACGGTATTCTTGAACGGAGATAAAGTAGATGATGTGACGACACACCCAGCATACCGCAATTCTGCCAGGTCAATTGCCCAACTATATGATGCTCTCCATGATCCGGTTACTGCACGGATTTTAACGGCCAAGACAGATGAAGGTCATACTACCCATAAGTTCTTCAAGGCCTCAAAGAACGCAACAGAGCTGCTTGAAGCAAGGGATGCGATAGCACAATGGTCAAAATTGAGCTATGGTTTCATGGGTCGTACCCCTGACTACAAAGCTGCTTTTACAGGATCATTGGGACCGTATAGCGATTTTTATAAGGGATTTGAAGATAATGCGAAAAGATGGTATGAAAAAACCACAAGGGACGTTCCCTTCTGTAACCATACAATTATAAATCCGGCAATGGACAGGAATAAACCGCTACATGAAAATAAAGAGGTATTTGTGCGTACGGTGGAAGAGCGGGATGATGGGATAATCGTAAGCGGAGCCAAAATGGTTGGAACTTCTGCAGCACTGACGAATTATAATTTTGTCGCGAATTATTCTCCTGTCGATCTTGGGGAAGGAGATAGAAGCCATGCATTGATTTTCTTTGTGCCGATGAATGCGCCGGGATTAAAAATGATCAGCAGACAGTCTTTTGAAGAAACGGCTGCCAAGTCAGGCACTCCTTTCGATTACCCGCTTTCCAGTCGGTTCGACGAAAATGACGCAGTCATCGTCCTTGATCATGTATTCGTCCCATGGGAGAATGTATTCGCCTATAATAATGTGGAAATTGCAAATGGGTTTAGATCCAAGACTGGGTGGATGAATCGATATACATTTCATGGCTGCACACGCTATGCGGTGAAATTGGACTTTATGGCTGGGCTTCTGATGAAAGCTACGGAAATGGCAGGAACGAATCAATTTAGGGGAGTTCAAGCCAATATAGGGGAAGTGCTTGCTTACAGGAATATGTTTTGGGCTATCTCGACAGCGATGGCTACGGATCCGATGGAAGGGCCGAATGGCACTGTTCTACCCAATAGCACATATGCAACTGCATATAGGGTGTTCGCACCAATGGTTTGGCCAAAGGTGAAACAGATATTTGAACAAGTTGTAGCAGGTAATCTCATTCAACTCCCATCAAGCTCCAAGGATTTTTTAAACCCTGAGGTCCGTCCGTATCTCGATAAATATTATAAGGGTACAGGCGGGGTTTCGGCAGTGGAAAGGGTAAAACTGATGAAACTTATATGGGATTCCATCGGCACGGAATTTGGTGGCAGGAATGAATTATATGAAATCAATTATGCAGGTAACCATGAAAATATTAGGCTTGAAACCATGAAAATGGCAGATTTAAATGGACAATCAGATAAATTCAAAGCGTTTGTGGACTTGGCAATGGACGATTATGATCTCCATGGCTGGACAAATGATAAGTGGATAAATGCATATGAAGGCATTAATGCTGATTTGATCCACCTCCGAATGAATTAA
- a CDS encoding fumarylacetoacetate hydrolase family protein produces MAKARVKLKKSDYSEEMEILSNRYILMNGDKYEVSQIKLDNPISGTVYGTLLNYKGSLEALKEKVYHPPYNEPPKGPILYIKPRNTFSSFSNPVPLPNGIHELEIGAALGIVISKTATRVKKEHALDYIEGFTIANDISIPHESVFRPAIRHKARDGFCPIGPWVVSKESISNPDSLGIRVYINGELRQENSTSNLIRSISRLIEDVTDFMTLSTGDVLLVGVPENAPLAKANDHVRIEIDEIGYLENTIISEEKLSLEGIL; encoded by the coding sequence ATGGCAAAAGCAAGAGTGAAACTCAAAAAGTCAGATTATTCAGAAGAAATGGAAATACTGTCGAACCGCTATATATTAATGAACGGTGATAAGTATGAGGTATCACAAATCAAGTTGGATAACCCTATTTCAGGAACCGTATATGGAACATTATTAAACTATAAAGGATCATTGGAAGCATTGAAGGAAAAGGTCTACCATCCTCCTTATAATGAACCTCCTAAAGGGCCGATCCTTTATATTAAACCTAGAAACACGTTTTCGTCTTTTTCAAATCCAGTTCCCCTTCCAAACGGCATACATGAATTGGAAATCGGGGCCGCACTTGGAATAGTAATCAGTAAAACGGCCACAAGAGTCAAGAAAGAACATGCATTGGATTATATAGAAGGTTTTACGATCGCCAATGATATTAGCATTCCGCATGAGAGCGTTTTCCGTCCTGCTATCCGCCATAAAGCCCGTGATGGATTTTGCCCGATCGGTCCATGGGTCGTATCCAAGGAATCCATCTCCAACCCCGATTCTTTAGGAATTCGTGTATATATAAATGGAGAGTTAAGACAGGAAAATTCAACTTCAAATCTAATTCGCTCCATATCCCGCCTTATTGAGGATGTAACTGACTTCATGACTTTGAGTACGGGTGACGTCCTTCTAGTTGGTGTTCCAGAGAATGCACCGCTGGCAAAAGCCAATGATCATGTCAGAATAGAAATAGACGAAATCGGATATTTGGAAAATACCATAATTTCCGAGGAAAAACTATCACTGGAGGGGATTTTATGA
- a CDS encoding fumarylacetoacetate hydrolase family protein, with translation MKRARVAYAGAIHSASEYYGQLQLADGRIVNEQDVVWLPPVEPRTVFALGLNYADHAKELAFKAPEEPLAFLKGPNTFIGHRGQTRRPADAAYMHYECELAVVVGKKAKNIKKEEAFKYVSGYTIANDYAIRDYLENYYRPNLKVKNRDTCTPIGPWLVDAEDIPDPSNLAIKTYVNGKLTQQGNTKDMIFGIADLIEYFSSFMTLSPGDIILTGTPEGLADTAVGDEIITEIEGIGKLVNTIVGDDIFTEGGDRPHLKIHN, from the coding sequence ATGAAGAGAGCACGTGTAGCCTATGCAGGTGCCATACATTCAGCAAGTGAATATTATGGCCAGCTCCAATTGGCGGATGGCAGGATTGTCAATGAGCAGGATGTTGTCTGGCTTCCCCCTGTGGAACCACGAACTGTCTTCGCGCTTGGCTTGAATTATGCAGACCATGCGAAAGAGCTTGCTTTTAAAGCCCCGGAAGAACCCCTTGCGTTCTTAAAAGGTCCCAATACCTTTATCGGCCACCGGGGACAGACAAGACGGCCTGCTGATGCAGCTTATATGCATTATGAATGTGAACTTGCAGTCGTCGTAGGTAAAAAGGCGAAGAACATAAAAAAGGAAGAAGCCTTTAAGTATGTAAGTGGATATACGATTGCAAATGATTATGCAATACGGGATTATCTGGAGAATTACTACCGACCTAACCTAAAGGTCAAAAATCGCGATACCTGCACCCCAATTGGGCCTTGGCTTGTCGATGCCGAGGATATTCCAGATCCTTCGAATCTAGCCATAAAAACTTACGTCAACGGAAAATTGACTCAGCAAGGCAACACGAAAGACATGATTTTCGGCATTGCTGATTTAATTGAATATTTTAGCAGCTTCATGACATTGAGCCCAGGGGATATCATATTGACAGGCACACCTGAAGGATTGGCGGATACTGCAGTAGGCGATGAAATCATCACTGAAATTGAAGGTATCGGGAAACTCGTTAACACAATAGTCGGTGACGATATATTTACTGAAGGCGGGGATCGGCCGCATCTAAAAATCCATAATTAA